GCTCTAGAAAGAGTTTTTTTTTCTAAAGAAGCTTTGAGAGCAAAAGGAAAACTTGCAAACAAGAGAGAGCAAAGGATAACTCTTTTCATAAAGGTTTAGTATTTGATTTTAAACGTTGTTATGATCTAATCTTAAGGGTTAACCGGATCATAATTGATCGTTTTTTTAAGATAAACGTTGTTTTTCTTGGTATTCAGATATGGCAGATCTCAGCGCTCAAGATAAATTAAAACAAATATGCGATGCTTTGCGAGAAGAGACTTTAAAGCCCGCTGAAGAAGAGGCTAGTTCTATCGTACATAATGCAAAAGAGCAAGCAAGGCGTATTGTTGAGGAAGCCAATGAGGAAGCGCAAAGAATTATTCGTTCTGCAGAAGAGAGAGCTTCCACTATTTTGAGAAAGGGAGAAGCGGCTTTAGTGCAGGCAGGGAAGCGTTCTTTAGAGAATTTGAAGCAAGCAGTAGAGACAAAAATTTTTAGAGAATCTTTGGATGAGTGGTTAGGTGGGGTTGCTACTGATCCTGAAGTAAGTGCTAGGCTTGTACGAGCTTTGGTACAGGCTGTTGAAACACAAGG
This genomic stretch from Chlamydia sp. harbors:
- a CDS encoding V-type ATP synthase subunit E — encoded protein: MADLSAQDKLKQICDALREETLKPAEEEASSIVHNAKEQARRIVEEANEEAQRIIRSAEERASTILRKGEAALVQAGKRSLENLKQAVETKIFRESLDEWLGGVATDPEVSARLVRALVQAVETQGISGNFSACIGKHVSARAVNEALGKEITSKLKEKGVSVGKFSGGAQLKIEERNWVLDISSEALLDLLTRFLQKDFREMIFQSC